One window of Papaver somniferum cultivar HN1 chromosome 9, ASM357369v1, whole genome shotgun sequence genomic DNA carries:
- the LOC113313689 gene encoding cyclic dof factor 2-like: MTTELKDPAIKLFGRTIPLQESQITVEAVEKSDLEIQIPPLFSEDKDRCRKTTKTDSNVSSVEDPCKADKPVLSIGKENNYQNCTKENKVMLDPKSEEDQGGNDSGDQEKLLKKPDKILPCPRCNSLETKFCYYNNYNVNQPRHFCKNCQRYWTAGGTMRNVPVGAGRRKNKHLASQYRHLMMSSDGIPTNQVDSLDSANHQLSPGAIFTPSAPLNGNGSVLRFGTEAPLCESMATVLNLGDQKRKVEVGAALSGETREEPSSCDSFTTATHREEELPKNGIQMEQGVLPACFSTINPPHPAYCYPGPPWAYPWSPGWNNVAAMAPPRCPELVCGPENGSPRPVQWGPMPMVAAPALCTPSMPFPFIPASYWGCMPGWAARSWNVPWVGSNGSISPSSSTSNSGCSSNGSPTLGKHSRDVNLQGEEKAEKCLWVPKTLRIDDPDEAAKSSIWATLGFKPDRKEPIIKGGIFKAFESKTKNKDQASDAEQVLQANPAALCRSQSFQENT; the protein is encoded by the exons ATGACTACTGAGTTAAAAGATCCGGCTATTAAACTATTTGGAAGAACCATTCCGTTACAAGAAAGTCAGATTACAGTCGAGGCTGTTGAAAAATCCGATCTAGAAATTCAGATTCCACCACTCTTCTCTGAAGATAAG GACAGATgcagaaaaacaacaaaaacagattcTAATGTCTCTTCTGTGGAAGACCCTTGCAAGGCTGATAAGCCTGTTTTGAGTATTGGTAAGGAAAACAACTATCAAAATTGCACCAAGGAAAACAAAGTTATGCTGGACCCCAAAAGTGAGGAAGACCAGGGCGGAAATGATTCAGGTGATCAAGAAAAGCTTCTTAAAAAACCAGACAAGATCCTACCATGCCCTCGCTGCAACAGCCTGGAAACAAAATTTTGCTACTACAACAATTACAATGTTAACCAACCTCGACATTTCTGCAAAAACTGTCAGAGATATTGGACTGCTGGAGGAACCATGAGGAACGTTCCCGTGGGAGCCGGACGCCGGAAGAACAAGCACCTAGCTTCACAATACCGTCACTtaatgatgtcttctgatggaattcCAACCAACCAGGTTGACTCACTCGACTCAGCCAATCACCAACTCTCACCTGGGGCAATTTTTACACCTTCTGCGCCTCTTAATGGAAATGGCAGTGTCCTAAGATTTGGTACAGAAGCACCTCTCTGTGAATCAATGGCAACTGTGCTGAATCTAGGTGACCAGAAAAGAAAAGTTGAGGTTGGTGCTGCACTTTCTGGAGAAACAAGAGAGGAACCATCCTCTTGTGATTCTTTCACGACTGCTACTCACCGCGAAGAAGAGTTGCCTAAAAATGGTATTCAGATGGAGCAAGGTGTTCTTCCGGCTTGTTTCAGCACAATTAATCCTCCACATCCTGCTTATTGTTACCCAGGTCCACCATGGGCCTACCCATGGAGTCCAGGTTGGAATAACGTAGCTGCCATGGCACCCCCTAGGTGTCCTGAGCTGGTCTGTGGTCCAGAGAATGGTAGTCCTAGGCCAGTTCAGTGGGGTCCAATGCCAATGGTAGCTGCTCCTGCCTTGTGCACCCCAAGCATGCCATTTCCGTTTATACCCGCCTCTTATTGGGGTTGCATGCCTGGCTGGGCTGCCAGATCTTGGAATGTGCCATGGGTTGGATCTAATGGAAGTATCTCTCCTTCTTCCTCCACTAGCAACAGTGGTTGTTCAAGCAATGGCTCACCAACATTAGGTAAGCATTCTAGAGATGTCAATCTACAAGGGGAAGAGAAAGCAGAAAAATGTCTTTGGGTTCCAAAGACGTTAAGAATTGATGACCCAGATGAGGCTGCAAAGAGTTCTATTTGGGCTACTCTAGGTTTCAAGCCAGATAGGAAAGAACCAATTATAAAAGGCGGTATCTTCAAAGCTTTTGAGTCGAAGACAAAAAACAAGGACCAAGCATCAGATGCTGAACAGGTCTTACAAGCAAACCCAGCTGCACTCTGTCGATCACAGTCATTCCAGGAAAACACATGA